A DNA window from Parabacteroides johnsonii DSM 18315 contains the following coding sequences:
- the ftsY gene encoding signal recognition particle-docking protein FtsY — protein sequence MGIFSFFSKEKKETLDKGLSKTKENVFSKITRAIAGKSKVDDEVLDNLEEVLITSDVGVDTTLKIISRIEDRVARDKYVTTSELTAILREEIASLLTENHTEDLESFTVPEDKKPYVIMVVGVNGVGKTTTIGKLAYQFKKAGKNVYLGAADTFRAAAVEQLVIWSERVGVPIVKQKMGSDPASVAFDTLSSAKANGADVVIIDTAGRLHNKINLMNELTKIKNVMKKVVPDAPHEVLLVLDGSTGQNAFEQAKQFTAATEVNALAVTKLDGTAKGGVVIGISDHFRIPVKYIGLGEGIEDLQVFNRKEFVNSLFGE from the coding sequence ATGGGTATTTTTAGCTTTTTCAGTAAGGAAAAAAAGGAAACTCTGGACAAGGGGTTATCTAAGACAAAAGAAAATGTATTTTCTAAGATTACCAGAGCCATTGCCGGTAAAAGCAAGGTGGACGACGAAGTCCTGGACAATCTGGAAGAAGTACTGATTACTTCCGATGTCGGAGTAGATACTACACTGAAAATCATATCCCGTATCGAAGACCGCGTAGCCAGAGACAAATACGTGACGACCAGTGAGCTGACAGCGATCCTGCGTGAAGAGATCGCTTCCCTGCTTACAGAAAATCATACGGAAGACCTGGAGTCGTTTACGGTTCCGGAAGACAAGAAGCCGTATGTCATCATGGTCGTAGGCGTGAACGGGGTAGGCAAGACGACCACGATCGGCAAACTGGCTTATCAGTTCAAGAAGGCCGGTAAAAATGTGTATTTGGGAGCAGCCGATACGTTCCGCGCCGCAGCAGTAGAGCAATTGGTGATTTGGAGCGAACGGGTAGGAGTGCCTATCGTGAAGCAGAAGATGGGTTCTGACCCTGCTTCAGTGGCATTTGACACGTTGAGTTCGGCAAAGGCGAACGGGGCGGATGTGGTGATCATCGATACCGCCGGTCGCCTGCATAACAAGATCAATCTGATGAACGAGCTGACCAAGATCAAGAATGTGATGAAGAAAGTGGTTCCCGATGCACCGCACGAAGTCTTGTTGGTATTGGACGGTTCTACCGGACAAAACGCATTTGAACAAGCCAAGCAGTTTACGGCTGCAACCGAGGTGAATGCTTTGGCGGTTACCAAACTGGACGGAACAGCCAAAGGTGGCGTCGTGATCGGTATTTCGGATCATTTCCGTATCCCTGTCAAATACATCGGCTTGGGAGAAGGAATAGAGGATCTCCAGGTTTTCAATAGAAAAGAATTTGTAAACTCCCTTTTCGGAGAATAA
- the nspC gene encoding carboxynorspermidine decarboxylase: MIDFNMIPSPCYVMEEKLLRRNLSLIKSVKEKAGVNIILAFKAFAMWKAFPIVREYIPYSTASSKFEARLAFEEMGSRAHTYSPAYTEADFPEILRYSSHVTFNSLTQFERFYPMVKADGNRVSCGLRINPEYSDVETDLYNPCAPGSRMGVVSDLLGDKLPDGVEGLHFHTLCESSSYDLEKTLGEVEKRFGRFLPHIKWLNMGGGHLMTRKGYDTEHLIGLLQSFKAKYPNLEIIMEPGSAFAWQTGFLLTTVVDIVENHGIKTAIIDASFTCHMPDCLEMPYKPVIRGAMEPEEGKPTYRIGGNSCLSGDYMGDWSFEQPLKVGDKLIFEDMIHYTVVKTTMFNGIPHPSLALWSKEDRLVMYKEFGYEDYKGRMD, translated from the coding sequence ATGATAGACTTCAATATGATACCATCCCCTTGTTATGTGATGGAAGAAAAATTGCTCCGCCGTAATTTATCACTGATCAAAAGTGTGAAGGAGAAGGCGGGAGTTAATATAATCCTGGCTTTTAAGGCATTTGCAATGTGGAAAGCATTTCCGATCGTGCGTGAATATATCCCGTATTCGACAGCAAGTTCAAAGTTCGAGGCCAGGCTGGCTTTTGAAGAGATGGGGAGCCGAGCACATACCTATTCGCCGGCCTATACGGAAGCGGATTTCCCGGAGATCTTGAGATACAGCAGCCATGTGACGTTCAATTCGCTCACGCAGTTCGAACGTTTCTATCCGATGGTGAAGGCAGACGGAAACCGGGTATCGTGCGGCCTGCGCATCAATCCGGAATATTCGGATGTCGAAACGGATTTGTATAATCCTTGTGCGCCGGGTTCCCGGATGGGAGTGGTCAGCGACCTTTTGGGCGACAAGTTGCCCGACGGTGTCGAAGGCTTGCATTTTCATACGCTTTGCGAGTCGAGTTCATATGATTTGGAAAAGACGTTGGGAGAGGTCGAAAAACGTTTCGGCCGTTTCCTGCCACATATCAAATGGTTGAATATGGGTGGCGGACATCTGATGACACGAAAAGGCTATGACACGGAGCATCTGATCGGTCTGTTGCAGTCGTTCAAGGCCAAGTATCCGAATCTCGAAATCATCATGGAGCCGGGAAGTGCATTTGCCTGGCAAACCGGGTTCCTGCTGACGACGGTGGTGGATATCGTGGAGAATCATGGCATCAAGACTGCGATTATAGATGCCTCTTTCACTTGCCATATGCCGGATTGTCTGGAGATGCCCTATAAGCCGGTGATTCGCGGGGCTATGGAGCCGGAAGAGGGGAAGCCGACCTATCGTATCGGGGGCAACAGTTGCCTGAGCGGCGATTATATGGGCGACTGGTCTTTTGAGCAGCCATTAAAAGTAGGTGATAAATTGATATTCGAAGATATGATCCATTATACCGTTGTCAAGACGACCATGTTCAACGGAATTCCGCATCCTTCTTTGGCTTTGTGGAGCAAGGAAGACCGGCTCGTGATGTACAAAGAGTTCGGTTACGAAGACTATAAGGGGAGAATGGACTGA
- a CDS encoding BlaI/MecI/CopY family transcriptional regulator — protein MERLTAQEESVMLYIWKLGSCFIRDILNEMPDPKPPYTSVASVVRNLEKKKYVTPKKFGTITLFSPRVKEAEYKRTFMSNVVQNYFTGSYKEMVSFFVRDRKLSKSDLQDLMDQIEKEE, from the coding sequence ATGGAAAGACTGACAGCACAAGAAGAAAGTGTAATGTTGTATATCTGGAAATTAGGATCGTGTTTCATCCGTGACATACTGAACGAAATGCCCGATCCGAAACCACCCTACACCAGCGTGGCATCGGTGGTCCGGAATCTTGAAAAAAAGAAGTATGTCACCCCGAAAAAATTCGGAACGATCACCCTCTTCTCTCCACGTGTGAAAGAAGCGGAATATAAGCGTACCTTCATGTCGAATGTCGTACAAAATTATTTCACCGGTTCTTATAAGGAAATGGTTTCCTTCTTCGTCCGTGACCGTAAATTATCCAAAAGCGATTTACAGGACCTGATGGACCAGATCGAAAAAGAAGAATAA